Genomic window (bacterium):
TGGCTGTTTCCAGCCTGTTCCTGGCCTCATCCAGGTCGCCCTGGCGCTCGAATTCCAGGGCGCGCGTAATCTCGGCGTTCACGTGCTCCTGGTTCTGTTTCTCCTGCCGGCCGCTTTCCAGACGGTCCTCGACCGAGCGCATGTAGCCGAGCAGAGCCTCATGCAGCTCGGGCGCGTGCAGGATCGCTCCAGCCTGGAGTGATAGGTTGAACTCGGCCTGGGCTTTCTCGTACTGACCGAGGTTGAACCAGGCCAGTCCCAGGTAGTAGTGGGGAAGGTAATCCGGGCGCCAATTGCCGTAGGTGCGGGCATTGACCTCTGGCCCGGGTTTCAATTGCAGGGCGGCGTCCAGGTTCTGCACGGCCTCCTGCCAGCGCCCGGCCGCGATATCGTCCATGGCGCGGCCATAGGCGGCATACCAGGTGTCCTGGGCCGCCAGACGGCCGGATGTGGCCTGCCCGAACAGCAGGACCAGGACTGGCAGAAGACTCTTTATGCGGAAAAGGGGGGGCATGGTCAGTCCTAAAAGCGAAACACGGCGGAAAGCAGGGCCTCGGTGATGTTGCGCGAAATGTTTACCGCCGCGTCGATCTGAATCTTGTTGCTCAGCACCGCCCCGGTGCCGAAAGTCACGTGGCGGTCATCCCGTCCGCGGGGGAACAGGCGCTTGAGCGCCTCGTCGTTCACCGTGGTGTACACGGTGTGTGACGGGTCGGTGAAAAAACCAAGCCGCAGCGGCATCTGCCAGCGGTCCATGAAGAGCGAGTATTCCACTCCCAGATGGAACTCGGTCGCATCCTTGAGCACCAGGTCCTGTTTCCCGTCACCGTCCACGAACCGGGCATAGGGGAAATCCTCCTGGTACACCGCGATGTCGTCCTCGTTCAGGTTGCGGTCCAACCCGGCGATCAGGTCGGCGTATTCCACCCGGACAATGTCGGCCGAGAGGGACAGGTTGTCGCGAATCTGCCACGAGGCCCCGAAACCGTAGACATCCGGCACCTTGAACACCAGGCGCTGATCGGCCTGGCTAAGACTCGCGCTGCTGGAATTCTCCCCCACGTCCTCGATGTTGTTCAGGATATGGAACCGCGGCCCGCTGCGGTATACCGCGCCCAGGCTGAGATTCTGGGCGGGCTGGTACTTGACCCCGACGTTCAGGCTGAAACGGGTGTCGC
Coding sequences:
- a CDS encoding outer membrane protein transport protein — protein: MSFWRKNDRNTFIRNIQFNFNIPSARAVGLGGAFVATADDATAGMANPAGLTVLTTPEISMHYKVSRFNHTENAGTQEEHDLTRRFHNDVGSQSYLSLIFPSDRFAVSFYRQELINFQSSFEAPGFGQPDAPVPADFEPGNKTLSDIQVNNWGAALAFKPLHNLSIGVTNIVSTLEFRFSEQLFQRSQDNRPVRFFSVTSNSSDTRFSLNVGVKYQPAQNLSLGAVYRSGPRFHILNNIEDVGENSSSASLSQADQRLVFKVPDVYGFGASWQIRDNLSLSADIVRVEYADLIAGLDRNLNEDDIAVYQEDFPYARFVDGDGKQDLVLKDATEFHLGVEYSLFMDRWQMPLRLGFFTDPSHTVYTTVNDEALKRLFPRGRDDRHVTFGTGAVLSNKIQIDAAVNISRNITEALLSAVFRF